One genomic region from Paramicrobacterium agarici encodes:
- a CDS encoding D-glycero-alpha-D-manno-heptose-1,7-bisphosphate 7-phosphatase yields MTSTTHPHAVLFDRDDTLIENVPYNGDPAAVVPMPHARAALDRLREAGVKVGIVTNQSGVARGIITADQMTAVNRRVEDLLGPFDVVLACVHGPDDACSCRKPLPGLITSAAAQLNVAPEQVAVIGDIGSDMDAAAAAAARGILVPTDVTLPGEIEAAPEVAADLVDAVARLLPEREVS; encoded by the coding sequence ATGACGTCAACCACTCACCCGCACGCCGTGCTGTTCGACCGCGACGACACACTCATCGAGAATGTGCCGTACAACGGCGACCCGGCTGCCGTCGTGCCCATGCCGCACGCGCGCGCCGCCCTCGACCGGCTCCGTGAGGCTGGCGTCAAGGTCGGCATCGTGACCAATCAGTCCGGCGTCGCGCGCGGCATCATCACCGCGGACCAGATGACCGCGGTGAATCGTCGTGTCGAGGATCTCCTCGGCCCGTTCGATGTCGTGCTCGCGTGCGTGCACGGCCCCGATGACGCTTGCTCGTGCCGCAAACCGCTTCCCGGTCTGATCACCTCGGCGGCGGCTCAGCTGAACGTCGCACCCGAGCAGGTCGCCGTCATCGGCGATATCGGAAGCGATATGGATGCCGCGGCAGCGGCCGCCGCTCGGGGCATTCTCGTGCCGACCGACGTGACTCTTCCGGGCGAGATCGAGGCGGCACCCGAGGTCGCCGCCGATCTCGTCGACGCGGTAGCGCGGCTCCTACCCGAGAGGGAGGTCAGCTGA